The DNA window CACAGGCGGAAATCGTTGTTCCCATATTTGATAAAAAAGGAAATATTGTTGGTGAAATAGATATTGATAGTCACGAAAAAGCCCCTTTTGATCAAGACGATCGATCATTTTTGGAAGCTATTGCCAAATTACTTTCTGAGAGATTTTGGTAAATAAGGTGATTATGTGAATCTAGATAAAATTAAAGAAATTTTTAAAGATTATTCTCCAAAACCTATAGGAGTAGAAAAATGTTTTTCTGTGTTGATTTCTTTGATACAAAAAGACAACTCTTTACATCTTTTATACGAATTAAGATCAAAGACTTTAGAGAGACAACCTGGTGAAGTTTCTTTCCCTGGAGGAGAAATTGAGGCCAACGAAACTCCAAAAAATGCAGCAATTAGAGAAAGTTGTGAAGAATTGAATTTGCAACCAGATAACATAGAAATATTGGGAGCAGGAGATTATCTCCTTACTCCCTTTAATTATTTAATATATTCGTATGTGGGTTTTTTGAATACAAACGTTAACACAATAAAACCTAATGAAGAAGTGGAAGAATTATTCACCGTACCTTTAGAATACTTGTTATCTCATGAACCTTTAGTGCATAACACTTATCTTACAAACGAAACAGATGAAGGGTTCCCTTATGATCTTATCCCTAATGGAAAAGATTATAACTGGAGAGTTGGTAAATATCCTGTTTACTTTTATGTTTACGAAGATAGAATTGTTTGGGGCATCACCGCCAGATTAACGTACGAGTTTATTAAGAAATTGAGACATTGACTATTCAATTACAGAGTATAAAAGTTAAATCATTTACATTTGTGCCGGTAGGACCTGTTATAACTAGACCGTCAACACTTTGTAGGGCATGATATGAGTCGTTGTTATTCAATGCATTTTCAACATCTATTCCTTTCTCTTGTAATCTGTTGACCGTTTCTCCATCAACTATTCCACCGGCCGCATCAGTTGGACCATCTGTTCCATCTGTTCCTACCGAAGCGATCAAAACTTCTTGATATCCTTTAATACCTCGAGCTGCGGATAAAACCAGTTCTTGATTCCTTCCTCCTTTACCATTTCCTCTAACATGAACTACCGTTTCTCCTCCTAAAATTATTGCACAAGGAATGTTTAACGGTTCTTCTCTTTCTTTTTCCTCCCTAACTATGGCAGCTAAAAATGAGCCTGCTTCTTTTGATTCACAATCAAGGGTGGTGGTTAAAATCATAGTATTATATCCCAAATGTTGAGCAATTTTGGCAGCACTTTCACAAACCTTAGTTACACTACCAATAATCCTTGTTTCAACGTTATCTAGATGTTTTGGAGTCTCATTTTTCAGAGCTCGTAAGATCTTTTCTGAAAGTTGTAAGTCATATTTTTTTATTATTTTTTCCACATCTTCGGTAGTGGTAGAATCAGGGTATGCAGGACCAGATGCTATACTATCCAATCTATCCCCTAACACATCAGATAGAACAAGAGAATATATTTTGGCAGGTTCAACTAACTTTGCAAAATTCCCTCCCTTAACTCGAGAGAGATGTTTGCGAACTGTATTTATTTCCACTATATTTGCTCCAGATTTTAACAACATGTCTGTTACATTTTTTATGTCTTCTAAAGTGACATCCTCGACGGGAAGCTCAAAAAGGGCTGATCCTCCTCCAGAAACAAGGAATAATACAACATCGCCTTGGCCTAAATTTTGTACCAATTCTATAGCTTTCTTTGTAGATTTTATAGTATTTTCATCTGGTATAGGGTGCCCCGCTTCATATATTTGTAGGCTTTCTATTGTACCTTGAGAATGACCATACTTTGTTATAACTATTCCATCTTTTACCTTATCCTTTAAAAAATCTTTTGCTGCTTTAGCCATCCTCCAAGCAGCTTTTCCTATAGCAACTATGTGAATATTATCTTGTAAATCTATCATCTCAAGCTCTTGTTGAACAGCTTTTTCTGGTAAAACAAAATCTATTGAACTTTTTATTATTTTAAAGGCATCTTCACGTAAATTTTTCAACGGATCAACTCCTTACAAAATTATTAAACTTATAATCCATATAATAATTGCCGCTGTGACTCCTTCCACTAAAGTTCCCAACGTTTGAAGTTTATAAGCCTGATTGACACTCATTCTCGAAAATTGTGAAACAACCCAGAAATAACTATCGTTAGCATGAGATACCACCATAGATCCAGCTCCAATGGCAACCACGGACAACGCTATTGCAGCAGGTGTAGTTAAACCTAGAGAGCTCATCAATGGAGCCATTAATGATGCAGTAGTTATTATAGCAACAGTTGAAGATCCTTGAGCTGATTTAATCGCTGCAGCCACGATAAAAGGTAGCCAAATACCCAAATTAGCTGTTGCTAAACCTTCCCCCAATACATCTGCAATTCCTGAATTTTGTAAGACCCTCCCAAATGCGCCACCGGCCCCTGTTATCAAAATAATAGATGCGGCATTCAACAATCCTTCACCTACCCAACCACTTGAAGAAAGCATCTTTTTATCTAATTTTTTGGGTAAAGTGAAAGCTATTAAAACTCCTATTAAAAGAGCGATTACTGGATTACCAATGAACCCAAAAAAGCTTCTAACAGCTCCGTCCCCAAAAGGTCTGGTTGGGAAATCAGAAATTGATTTTAAAAGTATCAAAATGATAGGAACAACTATAGGCATAAAAGAATTAAAAGTTGAAGGAGCTTTCTTGGTTCTTTCCTCGATCTCGGCATCACTTAATTCGGGTTCTGGTTCAATATATATTCTATTGCCCATTATATTGGCGTATAGTACACCTATGAGCATAGCGGGAACAGAAACTATCAATCCAATCAATATAACCATCCCCAAATCTGCACCTAAGATACCAGCAGCAGCTATGGGTCCTGGTGTGGGTGGAACCATCGTATGTGTAGCGTATAATCCAAGACTTAGGGCAAGACCCGTTGTTGCAAGGGAGAACTTTGCCCTCTTCGTAACAGCCCTGTTTAATGGAGAAAGAATTACATATCCAGAGTCACAAAAAACAGGGATGGAAACTATATAACCTATTATAGCCATAGCCAACGGAACTCTTTTTTCTCCAGTTAATTTTAAAGTAGCTTCTGCCATCTTAAATGCGCCACCAGACTTTTCAAGGAAAGTACCGATTATCGTACCAGCAGCGATCACTATTCCGATACTTCCAAGCGTTCCTCCAAAACCACCGGTAATTGAATCGACTATTTCTGTCAAACCCATTCCAGAAAAAATACCGAACAAAATCGCAGTGAAAAGCAAAACTAAGAAAGGGTGTAGCGTTAACCTTGCAGTTGCAAAAATTATAAAAATAACAGATAAAACCAATAAAAAGATCAACCATATACCCATTAGTAATACCCCCTTAATATTAATTAATGTATTTCTTTTTGCAAATACATTTTTTTATCGGCTATTTCAATGGCTTTCTCAATATCAGGAGCTTCTTGAGGAACAAGACAGTAGCCTATACTTATAGAAGATATTATCAATGTATCTTTAATTGTTATTGGGGTTTTAACAGTTGATTTGATCCGTTGTATTATTATGTCAATACTATTGTTCTCAGTTATTTCATTTATTATTATAACAAATTCGTCTCCTCCGTACCTAAAGATTAAATCATCAGATTTAATAGAATTTTGAATTCTCTTTGTAAGAACTTTTAAAGCTTGATCCCCTACGGTGTGACCAAAATTATCGTTAATCTTTTTAAAATTGTCATAGTCCAGAAAAATAACCGCCTTTTTTGAACTATCAGATTTATGTTGAGAAATATATTTTTCAAGGGCTTTCCTATTGTATGCCTGGGTTAATATATCTAAATCTGAACTTAAAAACAGTTCATTCAAAGAAAAAACAGTTTTTAAAACTCTATCTACATCTTCTAAAAAGTAATTTATTAATTCTTTTTCAAATGGTGATACCTTTACTTGCTGGAACCAATCAACATTCAAAACTCCTATTATTTCATTTTTTACCATAATCGGTATACCCAACCAGGACTTAGACAAGCTATGTTTTTGATTCCACAGGCTATTCTTTTTAGTGTCCTTTATGAAAAATATTTTTTTAGTATCTAATACTTTTTTAATATGTTCCCCATTAATTTGTATTTCTGAGGCTACTTCCTCCAAAGGAAGAAAGTCTAAATTCTTTGACCAAAATAAAAATCTCCATACATCATCAGGAGGGGTTATTAAGAAACTCCAAGAGTCGGCTTTTAAAAAGAGTGTTAACTTTTTAATGATATCTTCAAATGCACAATCCTTTTCAACTTCATTTTCTAAACAGGTAATAGCCGTTTCAAAAAGAGAACTTTTAAAGCGTTCCTTTATAACCTTTTTCGGACTTGGAGGAGTGAAAGCAGGTGGTTTATCTTTTTCATTAACAATTCTTCGAACATAGATAGCGGTTTTTATCCCCGTATAAAAAACATAGACCAATATCAACAACAGTACAATAGAAATAATTATATACACCATACTATCTCCCTCAAATAGTAATTACAGTATAAATCTTTTTACCCTAACATTATATCACTATTCTAACCCTTTGGATAGAATTGTGATTTTTTATAATTTTTTATAATCTACTACAGCGAAAGTCCAGAGTTTGTAGTTTGAGCTTTTTATCCATTCAGCGGTTATGGGCATAGCAAATTCCGGAGCCAATCTCCCATTTAATATCCAGTATTTCGACTCTTCGTTGTTATATATACCTGGATTTACCAAAATCTTGAGTTTTAAAGCAGTATCTACTATATCAACAAAATCTATTGTTTCTTCATTCTGAAGGAGATGTTTTATCTCTTCTAAAATTACTTTAGAGGGTAAAGGCTTAACATTAATCAGAGCAATGTTCTTTGAAAGAGGGCCGATGATTTTAACGTTTGCGATCTCTCTTTGAACATCGTAAAAATCAAGCACATCGTGAATCACTTCGTTGGCAATGATATCTGCTCTTGAATGATAATCTCTGTTTACAGACATTTTTAATAAATGCTTGTACTTACATCCCTCTCGTATTTTATTCTCCCCAATTTTTGGAATCGTTATATTATAGTACTCTAAAATCTCATGGATTTCTTCTTTGTTCAAATTTAAAAGGGGTGAGTATATCCCGTCAAAAAACTTAATCCCAGTATTACCCCATGAATCAGATAAGTTTGCACCTGAAGCAACTATCCCCTTATAAGAAAACTGCTTTACCTTTCCGATTTTTACAATCCTTGTACATTGATTACAATTTGGTCCATGGTACATTATCTCTTCCTGTTCTTCTTCGCCTCGTGAAAAAAACAATTTTAAACCCAACTGTTTGGATAAAGTTAAAACAGCCTCTAATCCTTTTGAGTAAGAATAACCACCAAAACAAACGTTCACCAAAGTAATCTTACTTTTAGGCAAAATATCTTTTGCAAGTAGAGCTACAACAGTACTGTCCATACCTCCAGAAAAAGCTATATACAAATGTTTGTTACCTATTATCTCTTTCATTTCCTTTTTTATAGAATCTATTTTTTCTTCGATTGTTGTTGTCATTTCTCTCTCCCGTTTATATCATAATTTTTTGTTTTTTCAGAAAAAGTTTGAACTGATCAAAGGGTAAGGGCTTACTAAAATAATAACCTTGTACCTCGTAGCACCCTTCCTTTTGAAGAAATAATAACTGTTCTTTATTTTCTACACCTTCTGCAATAACTTCAAATCCTAAGCTTTTAGACATTGAAATGATACTTGATACTAATCTTTGGGACGTCTCGTCATGTAAAATATTATCAATAAAACTTTTATCTATTTTTATCTTATCAACATCCAATTTATTTAAATAGGAAAGAGAAGAAAATCCTGTTCCAAAATCATCGAGGGCAATCTTTAATCCTATTTCTTTCAAAGCTTCTATTTTTTTCTGAGCCAAATAAAAATCTTCAATGAATAAATCTTCTGTGAGCTCAATTCCTAAATAAAAGGGATTTAAATTATATTTATGTAACATAATTTCGATGTTATATATAAAATCCTCTCTTTCAAAAAATGATTTTGAGACGTTGAAAAAAATCCTTATGTTTTTATTTAATGATTCGTTTATAACCCTTGCACTCTTTATCGTTTCCTCTAAAACAAATTGATCGATCTTATCCATGAACGCATTCTTTTTAGCAATACCTAAAAATACGTTTGGAGGCAAAACGGAACCATTGGCTTCTTTTAGCCTAATTAAAGCTTCAGCACCTATTATATTCATCGCTTTTGTGTCTATTTGAGGCTGAAAGTACATCAATAGTCCATTATTTTCTAATGCCAAATTTATCTCATCTTCCATTTTCTTTTCAAACCCAAAAATTTTCGATAATTCGGGTGAATAAAAATTGATAGATTGTCTCAATGAATTTTTTAAAGCCATTTCCGCCTGATTTATTAAATCTTCAGGATTTGTTGAATCCACTGGATAGTTACTTATACCTATCTTTATTTTCAAAAAAATTCTTTCGCCAAATATTTGAACAGGTGTTAATAACTTATTTAAAAGGTTGGTCGCGAGACTTTCTAATTCTTCTATACCTTCAAAACAACCAAACAAAGCAAATTCATCTTTAGAGATTGTTGAGGCAAAGTATTGTTTACGAACCACTTCGGTAATTTCCTTTGCTACCTCTTTTATAACTCGATTCATCGTTTTCAAACCATAAAAATCAATTAATTCATGTAATTCATCAACTTTCACTATTAAAATTGCAAATTTCTTTTCTTCTGTATTTTTTTGCAGAACATCATCTATTCTTTCGGATAAACCTTTCATGTTTGGTAAACCTGTTAAAGAATCATGTTTCAGCACTCTCGTTATTTCTTCTTCTTTTTTAACACTGTTAGTAATATCCGTATTTATAGCCATATACCCTATTACTTTGTTGTTGTATCCTTTAATTTCAAAGAAATTTGAATACAAGAATATGATTTCACCATTCTTTTTCCTATCTATTATTCTACCGCTCCAAAACCCTTTTGATTTAAGTTCGTACCACATTCGCTCATAAAAATTTTTATCATGCATATTTGAAGCCCAAAAGTGAGGATTTTGCCCCACAACCTCATCAAAAGTATAGCCAGTCATTTCTAAAAAAGCTTTGTTTACCCTTACTACTTTGTTATTTTTATCAGTTATAATTATAGCCTGAGGTGAATTGTCAAACATCTCTTTTGGGAAAAATATATCTGGGCTCATCAATCCAAAATTTTGATCAGGATTACGAACCAAAAGATATAAAACATCTTTATCACACTTTCTTTTTTTCTTTCCTATTAAATCAAAAGTATTAAAACCTTCTTTATTCCTTTTCAAAGAAACTTTCAACGTCCACTCAGCCTCGTATTCACTGTTATAAACTTTATCGGTAATCTTTTGGACATCTTCTTCTTTTATAAGAGCTAATAATTCATCTAGATTATTGGGAAGTTCGTTTTTCCCAACACCAGTTATTTGTTTTAGATTTTCTGAATATACGATCTTACCATTTGACAGATCTATTCGCATTATTGCTCCTGTATACATCTCTGAGCCAGATTCATACATATCCAATAATTCTTCTATTGCCTTTTCGCCATTTTCCACTATGACCTCTCCTCTTAAAAAAATATTTGCTTTGACCTTTTTTAAATCAAACTTTATAATTATAGATAATTAAAATTTGTATGATAAAATATACATTGATTATATTATAGTCTTTTTAATTATAAATAAAGATAAAACAAAATTTTCAAAAAGTATTCCTTTTATTTACAGAAAAAACCAAAAGAGGTGATTAATGTTGATAAAAATTAAAAAAGAAAACTCTATATTTAATTTTTCTAAAACAAATATTCCTATAGCTAAAGTTAAACCCAAAGAAAAAATCTGCATAGAGACAAAAGATGCTTTAAGTGATGAAATAAGATCTGAGAACCAGCCTTTCGAGTCAATAAACTGGGAAAAAGTTAATCCAGCTACAGGTCCTCTTTTCATTGAAGGGGCAAAAGAGGGAGACATTTTAGAAGTTAATATAGAAAATATAAAAATAACTCGAGATTACGGTGTAATGTTGACGGGCAAAGATATGGGAGTTTTAGGGGATGCTTTTGAACGAAGTTTTATAAAAATAGTGCCAATAAAGGAAAACAAAGCTTTTCTATACGACTACGAAATCCCTTTAAAATCTATGATAGGGGTTATTGGTACCGCTCCTAAAGAAGGAAGTATCCCTTGTGGTACACCTGGAGAGCATGGTGGAAACATGGATTGTAATATCATTGGAGAAGGAACTACCGTGTACCTACCTGTACATGTTGAAGGAGCTTTATTTGCTTTAGGCGATTTACATGCCGCTATGGGCGATGGAGAAGTTTGCGTAACAGGTGTCGAAATTCCGGCTGAAGTATCCGTTTCATTCAATATAATAAAAGACAAGGATTGGAAATTGCCTATGGTGAAAACTGAAAAAAACATTTATACGTTAGCTTCAAAACCATCTTTAGATGAAGCTTCGCTTACAGCCACAAAAAACATGGTACATTTTTTGAACCAAGAATATAAACTGAGTAAAGAAAAAGCTATATTCTTGCTTAGCGCTATTGGAAATCTTCAAATTTGCCAAGTGGTTGATCCTTTAAAAACTGTGAGAATGGAACTACCGTTAGAATTCCTAAAATAGATATTTTTAGCAATAAAAGGGGAGTAAGTCATTGACAGCACTTATAAACTTCGTAATAATAGCAACCATAGGAAACATATCTAAAAGATTTTTACCTAAAAACACAGGTGATATTCTAACAACTTTGATAATCAATTTTACACTTCCCATGACTGTATTTATAGGTATAACTTCGTCTCAAATAGATTTATCTAAATTATTTTTTGTTTTAATAGGTTTTTTAGGTGGGTTGCTGATCTTTTGGGGTGGAAAATTTTTATTAAGAACTTTAAAAATCGAAGATGTAAGAATAAGTACAGTAATATTATTAGCTTTTTGTGGATTGAATATTGGCCTTTTCATGTACCCTTTGGCAGAAATGTTATGGGGGATTGAATCCATAACTTACTTTGCACTTTACGACTTAGGAAACAGTTTTATCGTATTTGGAGTTGGCAAGTCTGTTGCTGAAGGAAAAGGAGGCAAGTTTCACATTGTAGATCTGTTTGAATTTCCTCCTTTTATAGCTTTAATTTTGGCATTTCTCCTAAACGGCGTTAATTTACCTGAATTCGTACTTTCACCTATGATGGTTATAAAAGATGCCAATAATTTTTTGATAATGTTTTTAGTAGGTTTTTATTTCAATATAGTATCTCTAAAAGCTCACAGAAGGATCTTAACGATTTCTGTAACCACAAAGTATTTATTGGGGCTTGTAGTTTCGTTATTCACTTTACTAATCCCTGTAAGTACAGAACTGCAAAGAATTTCTCTTTTTCTTTCCCCATTGCTACCAAGTGCAATGATGGCGATCGTTTATTCGGTAAAAAACAACTATGACTCCGAACTCGCTAGCAGTTTCGTGAGTCTGACAACTCTTATTTCTTTCATAATTGTATTTGTTGTAACAGCGATAATGGGGTTTTGATCAAAGTCCCTGGCTTTCCAACCAAAGTGCGATTTGATCGACTACTTTATCTTCAAATTTTAATGTTTGAAAGTTGACAAGCTCGTGAGCCATATTCTCTATGTAAACTATTTCTAAATCATTTTTCTTTTTCAATTCTTTTTCATATTCTTTTAAGAGCTCGTAGGGCGTCTTCAAATCTTGTGTGCCATTGATTATTAATAACGGAACATTCATATTCACAAACTTTTCTACCATATTTCGACTAAGCTCACTCCATCGAATTAAAAATTCTCCACTATAATAATCTAAATATAGCTCGTTTGGGTCTATTTCTCCTTTTTTCATACTTTCATTTACTTTTTTTGCCTCTGTTAAAACGTCTTCTAACTTTTTTATAACACTATCTAATGAATTGTCAGTATTAAGCTTTTTATAATAATTTATTTGATATTCTACTTGGTAAACTATTTGATCTGTAATCTCTAGCAAAGCTGGAGAAAGAGTAACAGCAGCAAATACTTCTTCTCCTTCAATTATATAAGGTAAAAAAGAAGCTCCTTGACTATGACCAATAACGATTATTTTTTCTTTATCAACTTCTGGTAGGGTTTTTAAGTATCTTATAGCTACTTGTGCGTCTTTGATAAACGCCTCCGGCATAACCTTTGAAAAATTTTGTCCGTTTTTTGCCATGGTGAAATTTCTTTTGTCATATTTTAAAACTATATATCCTTCTTCAACTAGGCCTTCTGAAAGGTGCAAAAAAGGTGTAAGCGTTCCAATAGTTTCATTTCTGTCAAGTGGGCCTGAACCATGTACCAAGACAATACCGAATGACTTCTTATTTTTATCAACTTCTTTTGGAATCATCAGAGAACCTTCCAATTTAAAGCCATCGAAACTGTCAAAAATAATTTCTTTTTCAACGTAATTTTTCGCTTTTTGCTCTTTCTTGTGCATTGTTACTTCAATTGATTGAGAAGGTATCTCAACCTTGGTGATTTTACCGTCTTGAAGGGCTACATTCTGTGCTAAACCTGAAGACAAAATTACCAAATTTTGAGGATCTTTATACTCAATTTCCACGTCTAAAATTGCATTGTTCCAGGTTGTCTGGTTTAGAGACAATTGAGGAACAAATGCTGAATATTTACCTTCGGGCAAATTTTTATAATAAAGGGCGAATATATGGTCTAAAATGAAGTTATTATCTAAAATAATTACGTTTTCTACGTTATAATTTTTTAAATTTATACCGTTGAATTGATTTGTGACCTTTTTCCCGTTGTAAGTACTTACCAAAGTTCCTTGCTTTTGATTGTCAACAAAAATCTCTAGTGAATATTCTTGAAATGTCCAAGAATCATCATATTTTGTTTCTGAAACAAATTTTAGGGTGTTTTCCCCTATATTTAAAATAGAGGTAGTTTTTCCCAAACAATTAGCTACATCAAACTCCACGATAATATTTCCAATCTCTGCATCGTTTTGATAAATATAATACTGATAACTTTCTGAAAAAGCCAGCATAAAGCTAAACATAACCGGTAAAATTAAAACAAAAAACTTCTTCACATACATCACCTCTTGCAGTTTTTTTAAAAACAATTACTATTATAATTCTCTACTTAGAAGCTGAACGGTTTTTCTTTTTAAATATCTCCATAGTATTAAGCTAAAAATCAAGAATATGAAGTTTAGAGAGATTAAAATAATATATTGATCGAACAGAGGAACCAATTTATATATCAAGAACCCTACGATTCCTACAACTCCAAAAACCAACAATATAGCAAGCAAACCATTTATATTTTGTTTCATCGCCTTCTGTGGATTATCCCAGTTTAAGTATGGTTTTGAAGCATCAATAATCATTTGAATTATATTTAGAAACAAATTAAAAATAATCGATAAGATCATGGCTCCGCAAAATTCATAAAGATTTAGTTTAAAAAGCAATGTCCCAATAATTAAACCAGAAACAAAACCTAATGAGCTTATTTGTACAATATGTTTAATTTTGGCCCTTAAAATTTGATCCACATTCACAGGTAGTATTTTCAGTTCTTTTATCAACCCTCCTTCCCTTGAAAAACATGAGCAAGAAAGACCATTTATAGACGAGGCTAAAGTTGCAACAAAACCAACAATAAATAATTTGTATTGTAATATCGTACTTATTATTTCATTACTTAACCCTAATTCCACATTATTGAATATAATACCAAAGACTATCAATATTATTGGAAAAGCCAAAACATTACTAAATCCATTGACTGAAAATGAAGGTGTTTTCAAAAAATACAGCCACTCTCTTTTCAATAGAGCTTTGTCTACCGTAGATTCTTTCGTGAAGAAGTTATAAGTTCCTTGAGTTTTAGATTTTCTAAGTAAAGGCTTTGATTCTATCAGAGAAGAATAATTAGAATAATATAATTTTTCACCAACATACAACGTTAAAATTAATAGGGATAAATGAAAGCCCAGGAACAATAAAAGCCATGCTAAATTTAAAAAAATGCTACTAGTTAAAGATTTTACGGCTAAAAAAGCAGGGGGATAAATCCTTGCTAACTTAGTAATGATGCTATCAGAATTGATAGAAATATTAGGTATTTCGTTGCTATTTTGCATATTTATTGAAAAATTTGACCCTGATAAAAACAAATATAAACCAAAGATAACCATAAGAAAAATTGTTGATAAATACAAGAGGAGCTCTCGCCTATTAGATTTTTTAAATAGTTTTGAAGTCAACAACGCATACAATAAAACCAAGGTCATTGGAAATACTTGCGAAAAAAGAAAAACAATTATGAATATTAAATAATATAAAAAACCTTGTTTAGTATAAACCCCAAAATAAATCAAAGAAGGCAGCAATAATATCAATGAAATAAACATTTGATCTGATAAAATCACAGATAATTTCCCTAAAATAACTTCATAAGGTTTCAAAGGTAAGGTTAATAAAAGCTTCATATCTTTATTGATAAATAATTCTCCAATCAGCAGAAAAGCACCTAAGAAGAAGCCAAAAAAGCCAGCTAAGACAAAAAAGTTTGCCAGAAATAATGACTGTATATTCAAGATTGTGTAAGTCTCCAAAGTAGTTTTAAGCATGTTAAGGTATAGAGGTGAATATGCAACAACCATTAGTACAAAGACGCAAAAAAGGACTATAAAAGTAATTAAATCACTTTTATTCCTTTTTATGGAGTATTTAGTTTTGGAAATTCCATAGTGCTGATCTAATTTAATCAAGATAAGAGAAATCAATCTTTTCACTTTCACTATTTGTCACCTCTAAGAATATTTGTTCCAAACTTTTATCCCCTTTGAGCTTTCTTAGATCGTTAATAGAACCTTCAAAGATTATTCTTCCCTTACCAATTATGGCTATTTCATCACAAACCTTTTCTGCAATTTCCATAATATGTGTGGAAAAAAATACTATATTCCCTGCTTCCACATGTTTTTTCATAAGATTTTTCAGAATAAAAGCTGATTCAGGATCAAGCCCAACAATTGGTTCGTCGAGAATCCAGAACTTTGGGTTGTGAATCAACGCA is part of the Petrotoga miotherma DSM 10691 genome and encodes:
- a CDS encoding acetamidase/formamidase family protein, which translates into the protein MIKIKKENSIFNFSKTNIPIAKVKPKEKICIETKDALSDEIRSENQPFESINWEKVNPATGPLFIEGAKEGDILEVNIENIKITRDYGVMLTGKDMGVLGDAFERSFIKIVPIKENKAFLYDYEIPLKSMIGVIGTAPKEGSIPCGTPGEHGGNMDCNIIGEGTTVYLPVHVEGALFALGDLHAAMGDGEVCVTGVEIPAEVSVSFNIIKDKDWKLPMVKTEKNIYTLASKPSLDEASLTATKNMVHFLNQEYKLSKEKAIFLLSAIGNLQICQVVDPLKTVRMELPLEFLK
- a CDS encoding AEC family transporter, which translates into the protein MTALINFVIIATIGNISKRFLPKNTGDILTTLIINFTLPMTVFIGITSSQIDLSKLFFVLIGFLGGLLIFWGGKFLLRTLKIEDVRISTVILLAFCGLNIGLFMYPLAEMLWGIESITYFALYDLGNSFIVFGVGKSVAEGKGGKFHIVDLFEFPPFIALILAFLLNGVNLPEFVLSPMMVIKDANNFLIMFLVGFYFNIVSLKAHRRILTISVTTKYLLGLVVSLFTLLIPVSTELQRISLFLSPLLPSAMMAIVYSVKNNYDSELASSFVSLTTLISFIIVFVVTAIMGF
- a CDS encoding alpha/beta hydrolase family protein, with the protein product MKKFFVLILPVMFSFMLAFSESYQYYIYQNDAEIGNIIVEFDVANCLGKTTSILNIGENTLKFVSETKYDDSWTFQEYSLEIFVDNQKQGTLVSTYNGKKVTNQFNGINLKNYNVENVIILDNNFILDHIFALYYKNLPEGKYSAFVPQLSLNQTTWNNAILDVEIEYKDPQNLVILSSGLAQNVALQDGKITKVEIPSQSIEVTMHKKEQKAKNYVEKEIIFDSFDGFKLEGSLMIPKEVDKNKKSFGIVLVHGSGPLDRNETIGTLTPFLHLSEGLVEEGYIVLKYDKRNFTMAKNGQNFSKVMPEAFIKDAQVAIRYLKTLPEVDKEKIIVIGHSQGASFLPYIIEGEEVFAAVTLSPALLEITDQIVYQVEYQINYYKKLNTDNSLDSVIKKLEDVLTEAKKVNESMKKGEIDPNELYLDYYSGEFLIRWSELSRNMVEKFVNMNVPLLIINGTQDLKTPYELLKEYEKELKKKNDLEIVYIENMAHELVNFQTLKFEDKVVDQIALWLESQGL
- a CDS encoding putative ABC transporter permease subunit — protein: MKVKRLISLILIKLDQHYGISKTKYSIKRNKSDLITFIVLFCVFVLMVVAYSPLYLNMLKTTLETYTILNIQSLFLANFFVLAGFFGFFLGAFLLIGELFINKDMKLLLTLPLKPYEVILGKLSVILSDQMFISLILLLPSLIYFGVYTKQGFLYYLIFIIVFLFSQVFPMTLVLLYALLTSKLFKKSNRRELLLYLSTIFLMVIFGLYLFLSGSNFSINMQNSNEIPNISINSDSIITKLARIYPPAFLAVKSLTSSIFLNLAWLLLFLGFHLSLLILTLYVGEKLYYSNYSSLIESKPLLRKSKTQGTYNFFTKESTVDKALLKREWLYFLKTPSFSVNGFSNVLAFPIILIVFGIIFNNVELGLSNEIISTILQYKLFIVGFVATLASSINGLSCSCFSREGGLIKELKILPVNVDQILRAKIKHIVQISSLGFVSGLIIGTLLFKLNLYEFCGAMILSIIFNLFLNIIQMIIDASKPYLNWDNPQKAMKQNINGLLAILLVFGVVGIVGFLIYKLVPLFDQYIILISLNFIFLIFSLILWRYLKRKTVQLLSREL